From the genome of Tachysurus vachellii isolate PV-2020 chromosome 2, HZAU_Pvac_v1, whole genome shotgun sequence, one region includes:
- the LOC132840646 gene encoding uncharacterized protein LOC132840646: MLVDNMQKHEVNPSKAQCQIVVQNIVKQYPDSFADVLSDGTKIGSGYASLLLQVKTRVEHVNRNNTLAHRRKERLRSSCRTVSQSSRRLADQYGCVSWQPEEFPAGENDDTLEEKHKQIVLLHSTEGMSGANRGELHKLMEVTYYRQRRDINATPPLSELKNSWPYLFCLKGIFLHFQLLTDISLLQKIMESIEGKGKRILRFFQEKPTNKEVCAVLSKYQEGNFLVLCILKLLMAHLKERTESLLIEADAAATAADMEREGLPDSPALIIQVLYSFHS, encoded by the exons ATGTTAGTGGATAACATGCAAAAACATGAAGTAAACCCATCAAAGGCACAGTGTCAGATTGTAGTGCAGAATATTGTTAAGCAGTACCCGGACAGCTTTGCTGATGTTCTGTCTGATGGAACAAAAATAGGTAGTGGGTATGCCTCTTTGCTCTTACAAGTTAAAACCCGTGTTGAACATGTAAACAGAAACAACACTTTAGCTCATCGGAGAAAAGAACGACTGCGATCATCATGTAGAACTGTAAGCCAGAGCTCAAGAAGGCTGGCTGATCAATATGGTTGTGTCAGTTGGCAGCCGGAGGAGTTTCCTGCAGGAGAAAATGATGACACTCTAGAAGAGAAGCACAAGCAAATAGTGCTGCTTCATTCTACTGAAGGAATGTCTGGAGCCAATAGAGGAGAACTTCACAAGTTGATGGAGGTCACATATTACCGTCAGCGCCGTGATATAAACGCCACTCCACCACTGTCTGAACTAAAGAACTCATGGCCTTACCTGTTTTGTCTGAAGGGgatctttttacatttccaaTTGCTTACTGACATCTCACTGCTACAAAAAATCATGGAGAGCATTgaagggaaaggaaagaggATTCTAAGATTTTTTCAagaaaaaccaacaaacaaagagGTGTGTGCTGTTCTGTCAAAGTATCAAGAGGGAAATTTTCTTGTCCTGTGCATCTTGAAACTCTTAATGGCCCATTTAAAAGAGAGAACAGAATCACTTCTAATTGAAGCTGAT gCAGCAGCAACTGCAGCCGACATGGAAAGAGAGGGATTACCGGATTCACCCGCATTGATCATTCAAG TCCTATATTCCTTCCACAGTTAG